A region of Carnobacterium gallinarum DSM 4847 DNA encodes the following proteins:
- a CDS encoding class I SAM-dependent DNA methyltransferase encodes MSYQTFAQVYDAIMDDSLYQDWLSYVEQEVENKGQTLLELACGTGALAVTLKQGGFDVTGLDLSENMLSLANDRALEAGVKLPLLEGNMLDLSEIGTYQVVTCFSDSICYMPDDEAVLKVFQEVFQILEAGGTFLFDVHSTYQIDEVFPGYMYNDQSEEISFLWTSYAGEVPHSIEHDLTFYVLDEEKNLYERFDECHHERTYPLEQFLKMLTIAGFSTVQVTAEFGKSEVTDTSTRWFFACHKD; translated from the coding sequence ATGAGTTATCAAACATTTGCGCAAGTTTATGATGCTATTATGGATGACTCTCTTTATCAAGACTGGCTAAGTTATGTAGAGCAAGAAGTTGAAAACAAGGGGCAAACCTTATTGGAGTTAGCTTGTGGAACGGGTGCGTTAGCAGTTACGTTGAAGCAAGGTGGTTTTGATGTTACAGGTTTAGATTTATCAGAAAACATGCTAAGTTTGGCAAATGATCGAGCTTTAGAAGCTGGCGTTAAGTTGCCATTGCTTGAAGGAAATATGTTAGATTTATCTGAAATTGGCACCTATCAAGTGGTGACGTGTTTTTCTGATTCAATTTGCTATATGCCTGATGATGAAGCTGTTTTGAAGGTGTTTCAAGAAGTGTTTCAAATTCTTGAAGCTGGTGGAACATTTTTATTCGATGTTCACTCAACTTATCAAATAGATGAGGTGTTTCCAGGTTATATGTACAATGATCAGTCAGAAGAAATTAGCTTTCTTTGGACAAGTTATGCTGGTGAAGTCCCTCATAGTATTGAACATGATCTGACTTTCTATGTTTTAGATGAAGAAAAGAATTTATATGAACGTTTTGATGAATGTCATCATGAACGAACCTATCCGTTAGAACAATTTTTGAAAATGTTAACTATTGCTGGATTTAGCACTGTCCAAGTGACAGCTGAATTTGGCAAGTCTGAAGTAACAGATACAAGTACAAGATGGTTTTTTGCTTGTCACAAAGATTAA
- the rsfS gene encoding ribosome silencing factor → MTVSSEEVLKIAVKAGDDKRAEDIMAMDVRNISILADYFVVMHGNSEKQVEAIMNEIVDNAEEAHVEVKRIEGRDSAKWILIDLGDVVVHIFHYSERAFYNLEKLWSDAPLVDISDMVQ, encoded by the coding sequence TTGACAGTATCAAGTGAAGAAGTATTAAAAATCGCCGTAAAGGCAGGGGACGACAAACGTGCCGAAGACATTATGGCAATGGATGTCCGAAATATCTCAATTTTGGCTGATTATTTTGTAGTTATGCATGGGAACAGTGAAAAACAAGTAGAAGCAATTATGAATGAAATCGTTGATAATGCGGAAGAAGCTCATGTTGAAGTGAAACGAATTGAAGGTCGTGATTCTGCTAAATGGATTCTAATTGATTTAGGAGATGTTGTTGTTCATATTTTCCATTACTCAGAACGTGCTTTTTATAACTTAGAAAAACTATGGAGTGATGCTCCTTTAGTTGACATCAGTGACATGGTTCAATAA
- the yqeK gene encoding bis(5'-nucleosyl)-tetraphosphatase (symmetrical) YqeK: MQMSERRFKHVLGVEEMAIALAGRYGGDSEAASIAALTHDYAKERDKDEMREIIRKEQFDLELLEYGSEIWHGPVGAYLVEKELGIEDEDILNAIRHHTVGASEMSLLEKIIYVADFVEPGRDFPGVAEARKLAITDLDAAVAYETKHTLSYLIEQNNKIYPLTIATYNSWVAKS; this comes from the coding sequence ATGCAGATGAGTGAGCGACGCTTTAAGCATGTTTTAGGCGTTGAAGAGATGGCGATTGCTTTGGCTGGTCGTTATGGTGGAGATAGTGAAGCGGCTAGTATTGCTGCCTTAACTCATGATTACGCTAAAGAACGTGATAAAGATGAAATGCGAGAGATCATCCGGAAAGAACAGTTTGATTTAGAACTATTAGAATATGGTAGTGAGATTTGGCATGGTCCAGTTGGTGCCTATTTGGTTGAAAAAGAGCTAGGTATTGAGGATGAAGATATTTTAAATGCAATTCGTCATCATACTGTTGGTGCCAGTGAAATGTCACTTTTAGAAAAAATTATTTATGTGGCAGATTTTGTAGAGCCAGGTCGTGATTTTCCGGGAGTTGCAGAGGCTAGAAAGTTAGCAATTACAGATTTAGATGCGGCTGTAGCATATGAAACAAAACACACTTTAAGTTATTTAATTGAACAAAATAATAAGATTTACCCATTAACTATTGCAACATACAATAGTTGGGTTGCAAAATCATAG
- a CDS encoding nicotinate-nucleotide adenylyltransferase, whose amino-acid sequence MMNVQSQTAVYTKVQILPEERLRVGIIGGTFNPPHIGHLVIADQVCQQLGLDKIYFMPDANPPHIDEKQAIAAEHRVVMVKQAIEENPLFELEDCEIQRGGKSYTFDTMLQLTKDHPEIDYYFIIGGDMVEYLPKWYRIDELMQLVQFVGVKRPNYPEASSYPLIWVDVPEMEISSTLIRKKIEAGCSVKYLVPEKTLTYIEEKGLYKHDKS is encoded by the coding sequence GTGATGAACGTGCAAAGTCAAACCGCAGTTTATACTAAAGTACAGATATTACCAGAGGAACGCCTCCGAGTTGGAATTATTGGTGGAACATTTAATCCGCCTCATATTGGACATTTAGTGATTGCCGATCAAGTTTGCCAGCAGTTAGGATTAGATAAGATTTATTTTATGCCAGATGCAAATCCGCCTCATATTGATGAAAAACAAGCCATTGCTGCTGAGCATCGTGTAGTTATGGTGAAACAAGCAATTGAAGAGAATCCTTTGTTTGAACTAGAAGATTGTGAGATTCAAAGAGGTGGAAAAAGCTATACATTTGATACGATGCTACAGCTCACTAAAGATCATCCGGAAATTGACTATTATTTCATTATTGGTGGTGATATGGTAGAATATTTGCCTAAGTGGTATCGGATTGATGAATTGATGCAATTAGTTCAATTTGTTGGTGTAAAACGTCCTAATTATCCTGAAGCAAGTTCATATCCATTGATATGGGTGGATGTACCTGAAATGGAAATTAGCTCAACCCTGATTCGTAAAAAGATTGAGGCTGGCTGTTCTGTTAAATATTTGGTTCCAGAAAAAACCTTAACGTATATTGAGGAAAAGGGGCTGTATAAACATGACAAATCCTAA
- the yhbY gene encoding ribosome assembly RNA-binding protein YhbY, translated as MNLTSKQKSFLRSKAHHLTPIFQVGKGGLSDEMVKQIGEAVEKRELIKVSLLQNTDEEADEVALNLEKALNLNAVQVIGRVIVLFKPSTQEKYQRISTELPRTSR; from the coding sequence ATGAATTTAACAAGTAAACAAAAAAGTTTTTTACGTAGTAAGGCACATCATTTAACACCAATTTTTCAAGTTGGAAAAGGTGGACTAAGTGATGAAATGGTGAAACAAATTGGAGAAGCCGTTGAAAAAAGAGAGTTAATTAAAGTAAGTTTGTTGCAAAATACTGATGAAGAAGCGGATGAAGTGGCGTTGAACTTAGAGAAAGCATTAAACTTGAATGCTGTTCAAGTTATTGGTCGCGTCATTGTCTTATTTAAACCTTCAACACAAGAAAAGTATCAACGTATTTCTACTGAATTACCACGTACAAGTCGTTAA
- the yqeH gene encoding ribosome biogenesis GTPase YqeH produces the protein MTNNEVEVLDEEIRCIGCGAVIQTTVAGELGYTPVSALEKGLESGEVYCQRCFRLRHYNEIQDVQLTDDDFLRLLNEIGSEDALIVNVIDIFDFNGSLIPGLHRFVGNNPVLLVGNKVDLLPHSLKRGKMTQWLRERAHEEGLRPKEVILTSAMKPQEMDELLKTIEKYRKGRDVFVVGVTNVGKSTLINQIIKNTAGVADLITTSQFPGTTLDRIEIPLEDGKSLIDTPGIIHRHQMAHVLGDKDLKLIAPKKEIKPMVYQLNEGQTLFFGGVARFDYLQGGRRSFTCYTSNDLKIHRTKLEKADELYANHVGEMLQPPRQDEVGNFPELVRFEFSIKERSDIVFAGLGWVTVNEPGAVVAGWAPKGVDVVIRKSLI, from the coding sequence ATGACGAATAATGAAGTGGAAGTATTGGATGAAGAGATTCGTTGTATTGGCTGTGGAGCAGTAATTCAAACAACAGTTGCTGGTGAGTTAGGTTATACTCCGGTGTCAGCTTTAGAAAAAGGTTTGGAAAGTGGCGAAGTATATTGTCAACGCTGTTTTCGATTACGTCATTACAATGAAATTCAAGATGTTCAATTAACCGATGATGACTTTTTACGTTTATTAAATGAAATTGGTTCAGAAGATGCTTTGATTGTAAATGTAATTGATATATTTGATTTTAATGGTAGTTTAATTCCAGGATTACATCGTTTTGTTGGAAATAATCCGGTTTTACTTGTTGGGAATAAAGTGGATTTATTGCCTCATTCATTAAAGCGTGGCAAAATGACACAGTGGTTACGCGAGCGAGCTCATGAAGAGGGCTTACGTCCTAAGGAAGTTATTTTAACGAGTGCTATGAAACCGCAAGAGATGGATGAACTTTTAAAAACAATTGAGAAATATCGCAAAGGCCGTGATGTTTTTGTGGTTGGAGTAACGAATGTTGGTAAATCAACATTAATTAATCAAATTATCAAAAACACTGCTGGAGTTGCTGATTTAATTACAACTTCTCAGTTCCCAGGAACAACATTAGATCGTATTGAAATTCCTTTAGAAGATGGAAAAAGCTTAATCGATACACCAGGAATTATTCATCGTCATCAAATGGCTCATGTTTTAGGAGACAAAGATTTGAAGTTAATTGCTCCTAAAAAAGAAATTAAACCAATGGTCTATCAATTGAACGAAGGTCAAACGTTGTTCTTTGGCGGAGTGGCTCGTTTTGATTACCTTCAAGGTGGTCGTCGCTCATTTACTTGTTATACATCCAATGATTTGAAAATTCATCGGACAAAATTAGAAAAAGCTGATGAACTTTATGCGAATCACGTTGGAGAGATGTTACAACCACCTCGCCAAGATGAAGTTGGCAATTTCCCAGAATTGGTTCGTTTTGAATTTTCAATTAAAGAACGTAGCGATATTGTGTTTGCCGGTCTAGGTTGGGTAACTGTCAATGAACCAGGAGCAGTTGTTGCTGGTTGGGCGCCAAAGGGTGTCGATGTTGTGATTCGTAAGTCATTAATTTAA
- a CDS encoding YqeG family HAD IIIA-type phosphatase gives MFTKYKPTWMVEAIYQITPEQLKKRNFKAVLTDLDNTLIAWNNPDGTEELLAWIKEMKEAGIPVIVISNNKASRIERAINKLDLQYVQRAMKPLTKGFKEAEKMLNLPKDQILMVGDQIMTDIRGANAAGIQNVLVKPVVESDGWNTKFNRSMERRIMKHLWKKHPEMSWRKTIDDE, from the coding sequence ATGTTTACTAAATACAAACCAACTTGGATGGTAGAAGCCATCTATCAAATTACACCCGAACAATTAAAAAAGCGCAATTTCAAGGCTGTTTTAACGGATTTAGATAACACGTTAATTGCTTGGAATAATCCAGATGGAACTGAGGAACTGTTGGCGTGGATTAAAGAAATGAAAGAAGCGGGAATTCCTGTAATTGTTATTTCAAATAATAAAGCTTCGAGAATTGAGCGTGCAATTAATAAATTAGATTTACAGTATGTTCAACGAGCAATGAAACCCTTAACTAAAGGTTTTAAAGAAGCAGAGAAAATGTTGAATTTGCCAAAAGACCAAATTTTAATGGTTGGTGATCAAATCATGACGGATATTCGAGGTGCTAATGCTGCTGGAATTCAGAATGTATTAGTGAAGCCAGTGGTTGAGTCAGATGGTTGGAACACTAAGTTTAATCGTTCAATGGAGCGTCGAATTATGAAACACCTATGGAAAAAGCACCCTGAAATGAGTTGGAGGAAAACAATTGATGACGAATAA
- the lepB gene encoding signal peptidase I, producing the protein MKKKKESRGFKRELLSTVMTLLVALGVVFLLRTFVFSPVIVKGESMSPTLANSDRILLLKMEKVKRFSIVTFPAPDAPKQNYVKRVIGLPGDTISYKNDVLMINGKAYEEPYLDEFKAELPNGGLLTNDFTLQEVTGDKVIPEGEYFVLGDNRQNSKDSRYIGYINEKDVQGVADYRIWPIKTFGKIDK; encoded by the coding sequence ATGAAAAAGAAAAAAGAATCTCGTGGATTTAAAAGAGAATTGCTCAGTACAGTGATGACCTTACTTGTAGCATTAGGGGTTGTTTTTTTACTAAGAACTTTCGTCTTTTCTCCAGTTATTGTTAAAGGGGAATCTATGAGTCCAACTTTAGCAAATAGTGACCGTATTTTATTATTGAAAATGGAAAAAGTAAAACGTTTTTCGATTGTAACATTTCCTGCTCCAGATGCACCAAAACAAAACTATGTGAAGCGAGTAATTGGTTTACCAGGAGATACGATTTCTTATAAAAATGACGTGCTAATGATCAATGGAAAAGCCTATGAAGAGCCGTATTTAGATGAATTTAAAGCGGAGTTGCCAAATGGTGGACTATTAACAAATGATTTCACATTACAAGAAGTAACTGGGGATAAAGTGATTCCAGAAGGTGAATATTTTGTTTTAGGTGACAACCGTCAAAATTCTAAAGATAGCCGTTATATTGGCTATATTAACGAGAAAGATGTTCAAGGAGTCGCAGATTATCGTATTTGGCCAATTAAAACTTTCGGTAAAATTGATAAATAG
- a CDS encoding transcription repressor NadR — MKAIERRQEISKRLKESQQALSASTLAKELQVSRQIIVGDVALLRAEGMAITATPRGYLMNSQKEDTRFIGRVVCQHTMDRTKAELYAIVDFGGEVLNVSVEHPLYGELSGQLNLNSRHEVDDFMERLDTVQATLLSQLTDGIHLHTIACKDQETFKKIRVALEELDVLYQSE, encoded by the coding sequence ATGAAAGCGATTGAAAGAAGACAAGAGATTAGCAAGCGTTTAAAGGAAAGTCAGCAGGCGTTAAGTGCTTCTACATTGGCAAAAGAATTGCAAGTTAGCCGTCAAATTATTGTTGGAGATGTAGCGTTACTTCGAGCAGAAGGAATGGCTATTACAGCAACACCAAGGGGGTATTTAATGAATTCTCAAAAAGAGGATACTCGTTTTATTGGTCGTGTTGTGTGTCAACATACAATGGATCGAACTAAGGCGGAACTGTATGCCATTGTTGACTTCGGTGGAGAAGTATTGAATGTCAGTGTAGAACATCCTTTGTACGGTGAACTGAGTGGTCAGTTGAATCTGAATTCCCGTCACGAAGTAGATGACTTTATGGAACGTTTAGACACTGTTCAGGCAACACTATTGTCTCAGTTAACGGATGGAATTCATCTGCATACCATTGCTTGCAAGGATCAGGAGACGTTTAAAAAAATTCGAGTTGCCTTAGAGGAGTTAGATGTTTTGTATCAGAGTGAATAG
- the dapG gene encoding aspartate kinase, whose protein sequence is MKILVQKFGGTSVKDDESRNAAKKHIIQAVEDDYKVIVVVSAIGRLGDPYATDSLLSLVDGDQSLLDLRERDLLLSVGETISTTVFTNLLKREGLLASAFTGQDAGIITNEEFGNAKVERIETEAILNAFETLDVVVVAGFQGVSEAGHITTIGRGGSDTTAALLGKAFKAERIDIFTDVSGMMTADPRLVKQAKFLDVVSYQEVSNMAHEGAKVIHPRAVELAMQAGIPLRIRSTYQTVTDLGTLVTNSEQQVGHYRLVTGIAHVSDLVQFTIETENYSQKIIFSLLANASISVDFINIFPHQVVFTLVKQEAKLAKAIFAKENINIATLENCAKVAIVGAGITGVPGVTSKIVTTLTEADIDILQSADSYTTIWILVAGDHLQTAVCALHDTFL, encoded by the coding sequence TCAAGCAGTTGAAGATGACTATAAGGTAATTGTGGTAGTTTCGGCAATTGGGCGTTTAGGGGATCCTTATGCAACGGATTCGTTACTTTCTTTAGTAGATGGAGATCAAAGTTTGCTAGATTTACGTGAACGTGATTTGCTTTTATCAGTGGGTGAGACGATTTCAACAACCGTTTTTACAAATCTTTTGAAACGCGAAGGCCTTTTAGCAAGTGCGTTTACAGGACAAGATGCGGGAATTATTACAAATGAGGAATTTGGGAACGCAAAAGTTGAACGAATTGAGACAGAAGCGATTTTAAATGCTTTTGAAACCTTAGATGTCGTTGTCGTGGCTGGATTTCAAGGAGTTAGTGAAGCAGGACATATTACAACTATTGGCCGAGGTGGTAGTGACACAACGGCAGCGTTGTTAGGAAAAGCTTTTAAAGCCGAACGAATTGATATTTTTACCGATGTTTCAGGAATGATGACGGCTGATCCACGATTAGTAAAGCAAGCAAAGTTTCTTGATGTAGTTAGTTATCAAGAAGTTAGCAATATGGCGCATGAAGGTGCAAAAGTCATCCATCCTCGTGCTGTTGAATTAGCGATGCAAGCTGGAATCCCATTGCGAATTCGTTCGACATATCAAACGGTAACTGATTTAGGAACCTTGGTGACCAATTCAGAGCAACAGGTTGGACATTACCGTTTAGTTACTGGAATTGCTCATGTTTCTGATTTAGTTCAATTTACGATTGAGACAGAAAATTATAGTCAAAAAATTATTTTTAGTTTGTTAGCAAATGCTAGCATTAGTGTTGATTTTATTAATATTTTTCCACATCAAGTGGTGTTTACTCTAGTAAAGCAAGAAGCGAAATTGGCTAAAGCTATTTTTGCTAAAGAGAATATTAACATAGCGACGTTGGAAAATTGTGCGAAAGTCGCTATTGTTGGAGCAGGAATTACAGGCGTTCCAGGAGTGACTTCAAAAATTGTAACAACCTTGACAGAGGCTGATATTGATATTTTACAATCAGCAGACAGTTATACAACCATTTGGATTTTAGTCGCGGGGGATCATTTGCAAACAGCAGTCTGTGCTTTACACGATACTTTTTTATAA